The Sesamum indicum cultivar Zhongzhi No. 13 linkage group LG2, S_indicum_v1.0, whole genome shotgun sequence genome contains a region encoding:
- the LOC105178804 gene encoding uncharacterized protein LOC105178804 isoform X1: protein MPIPIYRPCNTNSSFTPSAPFTNPIITTAIFPLAKSPKPRSGSCKSLCFSFKLPKFRRTRVPLCAKNGVFEESKDTLLPKRPENEEAEELELLNKPSPKQVSNGALEEIEENELKTLDKDEILEPFYKFFRPFEEESDSEGGNLRSAEEENEKISVEYYEPKPGDLVVGVVVSGNENKLDVNVGADLLGTMLTKEVLPLYDKEMDYLLCDVEKDADEFLVRGKVGIVSNDEAISGEPMPGKPVVEPGTVLFAEVLGRTLGGRPLLSTRRLFRRIAWHRVRQIKQLNEPIEVKIAEWNTGGLLTRIEGLRAFLPKAELTNRVNNFTELKENVGRRIHVQITRINEDTNDLILSEKEAWEMMHLQEGTLLEGTVKRIFPYGAQIRIGDTNRSGLLHISNISQGRITSVSDVLAVDDKVKALVVKSMFPDKISLSIAELESEPGLFLSNKEKVFSEAKKMAKKYRQKISSISTTRKPEALPTDGLPFEDEERLYSNWKWFKFERDSETSP, encoded by the exons ATGCCTATCCCCATCTATCGTCCCTGTAATACCAACTCCTCCTTTACTCCATCTGCACCGTTCACCAATCCTATCATCACTACTGCCATCTTCCCACTTGCTAAAAGCCCCAAGCCCCGGTCGGGATCTTGCAAAAGCTTGtgtttttccttcaaattaCCGAAATTTAGACGGACCCGTGTTCCATTATGCGCTAAAAATGGAGTCTTCGAGGAATCTAAGGATACCCTTTTGCCCAAAAGGCCCGAAAATGAAGAAGCTGAAGAGCTTGAGTTACTTAACAAGCCATCTCCAAAGCAAGTGAGCAATGGGGCTCTTGAGGAAATAGAGGAAAATGAGCTGAAAACACTAGATAAAGATGAAATCTTGGAGCCGTTCTACAAGTTTTTCAGACCGTTTGAGGAAGAAAGTGATTCGGAAGGTGGAAACCTGCGTTCAGCTGAGGAGGAAAATGAGAAGATCAGTGTGGAGTATTATGAACCGAAACCGGGTGATTTGGTGGTGGGGGTGGTGGTTTCGGGCAATGAGAATAAGCTTGATGTTAACGTGGGTGCAGATTTGTTGGGGACAATGCTGACCAAAGAAGTGTTGCCTTTGTATGATAAGGAGATGGACTATCTGTTGTGTGATGTAGAGAAGGATGCGGATGAGTTTTTGGTGCGAGGGAAGGTTGGAATTGTGAGCAATGATGAGGCAATCAGTGGAGAACCAATGCCGGGAAAGCCTGTTGTGGAGCCTGGAACCGTTCTGTTTGCTGAGGTTCTTGGGAGGACGCTTGGGGGCCGGCCGTTGCTGTCAACCAGAAGGCTCTTCAGACGTATTGCTTGGCACCGAGTGAGGCAG ATTAAACAACTCAATGAGCCGATTGAGGTTAAAATAGCAGAATGGAATACTGGAGGTCTTCTTACAAGAATAGAG GGGCTGAGGGCTTTTCTTCCAAAAGCTGAATTGACGAACAGAGTTAACAATTTCACAGAACTGAAAGAGAAT GTGGGACGTAGGATACATGTCCAAATTACTAGAATAAATGAAGATACCAATGACTTAATACTCAGTGAGAAGGAAGCTTGG GAGATGATGCATCTTCAAGAAGGAACACTTCTCGAAGGAACAGTCAAGAGAATTTTCCCATATGGTGCACAGATAAGGATAGGTGATACTAATAGAAG TGGATTACTGCATATTTCAAACATAAGTCAAGGCCGAATTACTTCTGTCAGTGACGTACTAGCAGTTGATGACAAGGTTAAAGCTCTGGTCGTGAAGTCAATGTTTCCTGACAAAATTTCTCTCAG CATTGCTGAACTCGAAAGTGAGCCTGGTCTATTTTTGTCGAACAAGGAG aaagtTTTTTCCGAAGCTAAAAAGATGGCGAAGAAGTACAGGCAGAAAATATCATCTATTTCCACGACACGCAAGCCAGAAGCCCTTCCAACGGATGGCTTGCCGTTTGAAGATGAAGAAAGGTTGTATTCCAACTGGAAATGGTTCAAGTTCGAGAGAGACAGCGAGACGAGCCCATGA
- the LOC105178804 gene encoding uncharacterized protein LOC105178804 isoform X2, with amino-acid sequence MPIPIYRPCNTNSSFTPSAPFTNPIITTAIFPLAKSPKPRSGSCKSLCFSFKLPKFRRTRVPLCAKNGVFEESKDTLLPKRPENEEAEELELLNKPSPKQVSNGALEEIEENELKTLDKDEILEPFYKFFRPFEEESDSEGGNLRSAEEENEKISVEYYEPKPGDLVVGVVVSGNENKLDVNVGADLLGTMLTKEVLPLYDKEMDYLLCDVEKDADEFLVRGKVGIVSNDEAISGEPMPGKPVVEPGTVLFAEVLGRTLGGRPLLSTRRLFRRIAWHRVRQIKQLNEPIEVKIAEWNTGGLLTRIEGLRAFLPKAELTNRVNNFTELKENEMMHLQEGTLLEGTVKRIFPYGAQIRIGDTNRSGLLHISNISQGRITSVSDVLAVDDKVKALVVKSMFPDKISLSIAELESEPGLFLSNKEKVFSEAKKMAKKYRQKISSISTTRKPEALPTDGLPFEDEERLYSNWKWFKFERDSETSP; translated from the exons ATGCCTATCCCCATCTATCGTCCCTGTAATACCAACTCCTCCTTTACTCCATCTGCACCGTTCACCAATCCTATCATCACTACTGCCATCTTCCCACTTGCTAAAAGCCCCAAGCCCCGGTCGGGATCTTGCAAAAGCTTGtgtttttccttcaaattaCCGAAATTTAGACGGACCCGTGTTCCATTATGCGCTAAAAATGGAGTCTTCGAGGAATCTAAGGATACCCTTTTGCCCAAAAGGCCCGAAAATGAAGAAGCTGAAGAGCTTGAGTTACTTAACAAGCCATCTCCAAAGCAAGTGAGCAATGGGGCTCTTGAGGAAATAGAGGAAAATGAGCTGAAAACACTAGATAAAGATGAAATCTTGGAGCCGTTCTACAAGTTTTTCAGACCGTTTGAGGAAGAAAGTGATTCGGAAGGTGGAAACCTGCGTTCAGCTGAGGAGGAAAATGAGAAGATCAGTGTGGAGTATTATGAACCGAAACCGGGTGATTTGGTGGTGGGGGTGGTGGTTTCGGGCAATGAGAATAAGCTTGATGTTAACGTGGGTGCAGATTTGTTGGGGACAATGCTGACCAAAGAAGTGTTGCCTTTGTATGATAAGGAGATGGACTATCTGTTGTGTGATGTAGAGAAGGATGCGGATGAGTTTTTGGTGCGAGGGAAGGTTGGAATTGTGAGCAATGATGAGGCAATCAGTGGAGAACCAATGCCGGGAAAGCCTGTTGTGGAGCCTGGAACCGTTCTGTTTGCTGAGGTTCTTGGGAGGACGCTTGGGGGCCGGCCGTTGCTGTCAACCAGAAGGCTCTTCAGACGTATTGCTTGGCACCGAGTGAGGCAG ATTAAACAACTCAATGAGCCGATTGAGGTTAAAATAGCAGAATGGAATACTGGAGGTCTTCTTACAAGAATAGAG GGGCTGAGGGCTTTTCTTCCAAAAGCTGAATTGACGAACAGAGTTAACAATTTCACAGAACTGAAAGAGAAT GAGATGATGCATCTTCAAGAAGGAACACTTCTCGAAGGAACAGTCAAGAGAATTTTCCCATATGGTGCACAGATAAGGATAGGTGATACTAATAGAAG TGGATTACTGCATATTTCAAACATAAGTCAAGGCCGAATTACTTCTGTCAGTGACGTACTAGCAGTTGATGACAAGGTTAAAGCTCTGGTCGTGAAGTCAATGTTTCCTGACAAAATTTCTCTCAG CATTGCTGAACTCGAAAGTGAGCCTGGTCTATTTTTGTCGAACAAGGAG aaagtTTTTTCCGAAGCTAAAAAGATGGCGAAGAAGTACAGGCAGAAAATATCATCTATTTCCACGACACGCAAGCCAGAAGCCCTTCCAACGGATGGCTTGCCGTTTGAAGATGAAGAAAGGTTGTATTCCAACTGGAAATGGTTCAAGTTCGAGAGAGACAGCGAGACGAGCCCATGA
- the LOC105178804 gene encoding uncharacterized protein LOC105178804 isoform X3 yields MPIPIYRPCNTNSSFTPSAPFTNPIITTAIFPLAKSPKPRSGSCKSLCFSFKLPKFRRTRVPLCAKNGVFEESKDTLLPKRPENEEAEELELLNKPSPKQVSNGALEEIEENELKTLDKDEILEPFYKFFRPFEEESDSEGGNLRSAEEENEKISVEYYEPKPGDLVVGVVVSGNENKLDVNVGADLLGTMLTKEVLPLYDKEMDYLLCDVEKDADEFLVRGKVGIVSNDEAISGEPMPGKPVVEPGTVLFAEVLGRTLGGRPLLSTRRLFRRIAWHRVRQVGRRIHVQITRINEDTNDLILSEKEAWEMMHLQEGTLLEGTVKRIFPYGAQIRIGDTNRSGLLHISNISQGRITSVSDVLAVDDKVKALVVKSMFPDKISLSIAELESEPGLFLSNKEKVFSEAKKMAKKYRQKISSISTTRKPEALPTDGLPFEDEERLYSNWKWFKFERDSETSP; encoded by the exons ATGCCTATCCCCATCTATCGTCCCTGTAATACCAACTCCTCCTTTACTCCATCTGCACCGTTCACCAATCCTATCATCACTACTGCCATCTTCCCACTTGCTAAAAGCCCCAAGCCCCGGTCGGGATCTTGCAAAAGCTTGtgtttttccttcaaattaCCGAAATTTAGACGGACCCGTGTTCCATTATGCGCTAAAAATGGAGTCTTCGAGGAATCTAAGGATACCCTTTTGCCCAAAAGGCCCGAAAATGAAGAAGCTGAAGAGCTTGAGTTACTTAACAAGCCATCTCCAAAGCAAGTGAGCAATGGGGCTCTTGAGGAAATAGAGGAAAATGAGCTGAAAACACTAGATAAAGATGAAATCTTGGAGCCGTTCTACAAGTTTTTCAGACCGTTTGAGGAAGAAAGTGATTCGGAAGGTGGAAACCTGCGTTCAGCTGAGGAGGAAAATGAGAAGATCAGTGTGGAGTATTATGAACCGAAACCGGGTGATTTGGTGGTGGGGGTGGTGGTTTCGGGCAATGAGAATAAGCTTGATGTTAACGTGGGTGCAGATTTGTTGGGGACAATGCTGACCAAAGAAGTGTTGCCTTTGTATGATAAGGAGATGGACTATCTGTTGTGTGATGTAGAGAAGGATGCGGATGAGTTTTTGGTGCGAGGGAAGGTTGGAATTGTGAGCAATGATGAGGCAATCAGTGGAGAACCAATGCCGGGAAAGCCTGTTGTGGAGCCTGGAACCGTTCTGTTTGCTGAGGTTCTTGGGAGGACGCTTGGGGGCCGGCCGTTGCTGTCAACCAGAAGGCTCTTCAGACGTATTGCTTGGCACCGAGTGAGGCAG GTGGGACGTAGGATACATGTCCAAATTACTAGAATAAATGAAGATACCAATGACTTAATACTCAGTGAGAAGGAAGCTTGG GAGATGATGCATCTTCAAGAAGGAACACTTCTCGAAGGAACAGTCAAGAGAATTTTCCCATATGGTGCACAGATAAGGATAGGTGATACTAATAGAAG TGGATTACTGCATATTTCAAACATAAGTCAAGGCCGAATTACTTCTGTCAGTGACGTACTAGCAGTTGATGACAAGGTTAAAGCTCTGGTCGTGAAGTCAATGTTTCCTGACAAAATTTCTCTCAG CATTGCTGAACTCGAAAGTGAGCCTGGTCTATTTTTGTCGAACAAGGAG aaagtTTTTTCCGAAGCTAAAAAGATGGCGAAGAAGTACAGGCAGAAAATATCATCTATTTCCACGACACGCAAGCCAGAAGCCCTTCCAACGGATGGCTTGCCGTTTGAAGATGAAGAAAGGTTGTATTCCAACTGGAAATGGTTCAAGTTCGAGAGAGACAGCGAGACGAGCCCATGA